One genomic segment of Paraburkholderia aromaticivorans includes these proteins:
- a CDS encoding DUF3443 family protein yields the protein MRKIARIIAAALGLGLALGLAGCGGGGGGSSSTTAANSPAAASAPAASGGSTNTPLTSNPTPNVLAVDASAVPTPVGVGNTMLVTVSGTGIHNQPMVSVKICAPGSNATTSCATIPNVIVDTASFGLRLIRSAIPDATFSTLTAETARPSGLPLAECALFGSGYAWGSVHLADVGLSSEIAPSAPIHVIGDPALSVAAPGECQVGRQLASVADIGANGILGIGVSPTDCGSACELTARPQFYYTNAGNATSVPASGQITNPVSLFAHDNNGVILEMAQVSDSGSATAQGTLVFGIDTQANNVLNGTGAPLLRTNLNGDFTSSYNGTVFTQTFFDSGSTVLFFPDTTIARDASSGYYIPAATVGRTSTLVATNPSSVTLGFNIANGATLNVSGNNAFNNLGIYMTRQFDFGLPFFYGRHVYYGISGRASSGGGAGPYVAYVSS from the coding sequence GTGCGCAAAATCGCAAGGATTATTGCCGCGGCGCTCGGGCTCGGATTGGCACTCGGTCTTGCCGGCTGCGGTGGCGGCGGCGGCGGTAGCAGCAGCACCACGGCGGCCAACTCGCCCGCCGCGGCGAGTGCGCCCGCGGCATCGGGCGGCTCGACGAACACTCCCCTGACCAGTAACCCGACACCCAATGTGCTCGCCGTCGACGCGTCGGCCGTACCCACACCGGTGGGCGTGGGCAATACGATGTTGGTGACGGTAAGCGGAACGGGCATTCACAACCAGCCGATGGTGAGCGTCAAGATCTGCGCACCCGGCTCCAACGCGACAACCAGTTGCGCGACGATTCCGAACGTGATCGTCGACACGGCGTCGTTCGGGCTGCGTCTGATTCGCTCGGCGATTCCCGACGCCACCTTCAGCACGCTCACCGCCGAAACGGCTCGTCCGAGCGGCCTGCCGCTCGCCGAATGCGCGCTGTTCGGCAGCGGCTATGCATGGGGGTCGGTGCATCTCGCGGACGTGGGGCTATCGAGCGAAATTGCCCCGTCGGCGCCGATCCACGTGATCGGCGATCCGGCACTGAGCGTGGCCGCGCCGGGTGAATGTCAGGTCGGGCGGCAGTTGGCGAGCGTTGCCGATATCGGTGCGAACGGCATTCTCGGCATTGGCGTGAGTCCGACGGATTGCGGTTCAGCGTGTGAACTGACGGCGCGTCCGCAGTTCTATTACACCAATGCCGGCAACGCCACCTCGGTGCCTGCCAGCGGCCAGATCACCAATCCGGTGTCGCTCTTCGCGCACGACAACAACGGCGTGATTCTGGAGATGGCGCAAGTGTCGGATAGCGGCAGCGCGACGGCTCAAGGCACGCTCGTGTTCGGCATCGACACCCAGGCCAACAACGTGCTGAACGGCACAGGCGCGCCACTCTTGCGGACGAACCTGAACGGCGACTTCACGTCGAGCTATAACGGCACCGTGTTCACGCAGACGTTCTTCGATTCGGGCTCGACCGTGCTGTTCTTTCCGGACACGACGATCGCCCGCGACGCGTCGTCCGGCTACTACATTCCGGCCGCGACGGTGGGCCGTACCTCGACCCTCGTGGCGACCAATCCTTCGAGCGTGACGCTCGGCTTCAATATCGCGAACGGCGCGACGCTGAACGTATCGGGGAATAACGCATTCAACAACCTCGGGATCTACATGACCCGCCAGTTCGACTTCGGCCTGCCGTTCTTCTACGGGCGCCATGTGTACTACGGCATCTCGGGGCGCGCATCGAGCGGCGGCGGGGCGGGGCCGTATGTCGCGTACGTTTCGAGTTGA
- a CDS encoding alpha/beta fold hydrolase — translation MESISKLHDDDLEHFEAHGAAPLPVSNEEGYVEHEGARIWYASYGAGAPVILLHGGLGHSGNWGYQLPALLEAGHRVVAIDSRGHGRSTRDARPYRYELMASDVLAVMDTLQLDRAALVGWSDGACVAMVLGITAPERVAGVFFFGCNMDPSGTKPFVPTPTIERCFSRHAKDYAELSATPDDFDTFVGAVSTMMKTEPNYRADDLARVRAPVAIVQSEHDEFIKPEHAEYLARTIPGAELILLSGVSHFAPLQRPAQFNRVMLAFLRRIAG, via the coding sequence ATGGAATCCATCAGCAAGTTGCACGACGACGACCTCGAGCACTTCGAAGCCCATGGCGCGGCGCCGTTGCCGGTTTCGAACGAAGAAGGCTACGTCGAGCACGAAGGCGCGCGCATCTGGTATGCGTCGTATGGCGCCGGCGCGCCGGTGATTCTCCTGCACGGCGGTCTCGGGCACAGCGGCAACTGGGGTTATCAGCTTCCGGCGCTGCTCGAGGCGGGGCATCGCGTGGTGGCGATCGACAGTCGCGGACACGGCCGCAGCACTCGCGACGCGCGCCCCTACCGGTACGAGTTGATGGCGTCCGACGTGCTAGCCGTCATGGACACCTTGCAGCTCGATCGTGCGGCGCTGGTCGGCTGGAGCGATGGCGCCTGCGTCGCGATGGTGTTGGGGATCACCGCCCCGGAGCGCGTGGCGGGCGTGTTTTTCTTCGGTTGCAACATGGACCCGAGCGGCACGAAGCCGTTTGTACCCACGCCGACGATCGAGCGCTGCTTCAGCCGCCACGCAAAAGACTACGCAGAGCTTTCGGCGACCCCGGACGATTTCGATACGTTTGTCGGCGCCGTCAGCACGATGATGAAAACCGAGCCTAACTACCGCGCCGACGACCTGGCCCGAGTCCGTGCGCCGGTCGCAATCGTGCAAAGCGAACACGACGAATTCATCAAGCCGGAACACGCCGAGTACCTTGCCCGCACCATTCCCGGTGCCGAGCTGATTCTGCTGTCCGGCGTGAGCCATTTCGCCCCGCTGCAACGGCCGGCGCAATTCAATCGTGTGATGCTCGCTTTCCTGCGCCGCATTGCCGGCTAA
- a CDS encoding NADP-dependent isocitrate dehydrogenase, whose protein sequence is MSTPPKIIYTLTDEAPALATYSLLPIVKAFTRSSDVIVETRDISLAGRIIAAFPDYLSAEQKGSDDLAELGALTTRPEANIIKLPNISASVPQLKAAITELRDQGYKLPAYPDVATTDAEKDVKARYDKIKGSAVNPVLREGNSDRRAPLSVKNYARKHPHKMGAWSADSKSHVAHMNSGDFYGSEKSALIGAAGSVKIELTAADGSKTVLKEKTAVQAGEIIDASVLSKNALRSFIEAEIADAKAKGVLFSVHLKATMMKVSDPIMFGHVVSVFYKDVLTKHADVLAQAGFNPNNGIGDLYARLKDLPAETVAAIEADIKAQYEQRPPLAMVNSDKGITSLHVPSDVIVDASMPAMIRESGKMWGADGALHDAKAVIPDRCYADVYQAVIEDCKKHGAFDPVTMGTVPNVGLMAQAAEEYGSHDKTFQIPANGVVRVTDAAGTVLLEQPVEAGDIWRMCQTKDAPVQDWVKLAVNRARASNTPAVFWLDAARAHDAQIIKKVEHYLKDHDTSGLDIRIMTPVEATKFSVERIRAGKDTISVTGNVLRDYLTDLFPIMELGTSAKMLSIVPLMAGGGMFETGAGGSAPKHVQQLVEEGFLRWDSLGEFLALAASLEHLGTAYHNPKAQVLAKTLDQATGKFLDNDKSPARKVGGIDNRGSHFYLALYWAEALAAQTEDAALQAQFAGVAKALAENEAKIVEELGAAQGKPADIGGYYRPNVELTSKAMRPSATLNKIVDAIA, encoded by the coding sequence ATGTCCACACCGCCGAAGATCATCTACACCCTGACTGACGAAGCGCCTGCTCTGGCGACCTACTCGCTGCTGCCGATCGTCAAGGCGTTCACGCGCTCGTCCGACGTGATCGTTGAAACGCGCGACATTTCGCTGGCCGGCCGGATCATCGCTGCATTTCCCGACTACCTGAGCGCGGAACAGAAGGGTTCCGACGATCTGGCGGAGCTGGGTGCACTCACCACGCGTCCGGAAGCGAACATCATCAAGCTGCCGAACATCAGCGCGTCGGTGCCGCAACTGAAGGCCGCGATCACGGAACTGCGCGATCAGGGCTACAAACTGCCGGCGTACCCGGACGTCGCAACGACCGACGCAGAAAAAGACGTCAAGGCTCGCTACGACAAGATCAAGGGCAGCGCGGTCAACCCGGTGCTGCGCGAAGGCAATTCGGACCGTCGCGCGCCGCTGTCGGTGAAGAACTACGCACGCAAGCATCCGCACAAGATGGGCGCGTGGAGCGCGGACTCGAAGTCCCACGTCGCGCACATGAACAGCGGTGATTTCTACGGCAGCGAAAAATCGGCGCTGATCGGCGCAGCCGGTTCGGTGAAGATCGAACTGACGGCTGCCGACGGCTCGAAGACGGTCCTGAAGGAAAAGACGGCCGTGCAAGCGGGCGAGATCATCGACGCTTCGGTGCTCTCGAAGAACGCGCTGCGCAGCTTCATCGAAGCGGAAATTGCCGACGCGAAGGCGAAGGGCGTGCTGTTCTCGGTGCACCTGAAGGCCACCATGATGAAGGTGTCGGATCCGATCATGTTCGGTCACGTGGTGTCGGTGTTCTACAAAGACGTGCTGACCAAGCACGCCGACGTGCTGGCGCAAGCCGGCTTCAACCCGAACAACGGTATCGGCGATCTGTACGCGCGCCTGAAAGACCTGCCGGCTGAAACGGTCGCGGCGATCGAAGCGGACATCAAGGCGCAATACGAACAGCGCCCGCCGCTCGCCATGGTCAATTCGGACAAGGGTATTACCAGCCTGCACGTGCCGAGCGACGTGATCGTAGACGCGTCCATGCCGGCCATGATTCGCGAGTCGGGCAAGATGTGGGGCGCGGACGGCGCGCTGCACGACGCCAAGGCCGTGATTCCGGACCGTTGCTACGCGGACGTTTATCAGGCGGTGATCGAAGACTGCAAGAAGCACGGGGCGTTCGACCCGGTCACGATGGGCACGGTGCCTAACGTCGGCCTGATGGCGCAAGCTGCCGAAGAATACGGTTCACACGACAAGACGTTCCAGATTCCGGCCAACGGCGTGGTTCGCGTCACGGACGCAGCCGGCACGGTGCTGCTCGAACAACCGGTCGAAGCGGGCGACATCTGGCGCATGTGCCAGACCAAAGACGCGCCGGTTCAGGACTGGGTCAAGCTGGCGGTCAATCGCGCCCGCGCCTCCAACACGCCCGCCGTGTTCTGGCTGGATGCGGCCCGCGCGCACGACGCCCAGATCATCAAGAAGGTCGAGCACTACCTGAAGGACCACGACACGAGCGGTCTGGACATCCGCATCATGACGCCGGTCGAAGCGACGAAGTTCTCGGTCGAGCGCATCCGCGCCGGCAAGGACACGATCTCGGTCACCGGCAACGTGCTGCGCGACTACCTGACCGACCTGTTCCCGATCATGGAACTGGGCACCAGCGCGAAGATGCTGTCGATCGTCCCGCTGATGGCAGGTGGCGGCATGTTCGAAACCGGCGCGGGCGGTTCGGCGCCGAAGCACGTTCAGCAACTGGTCGAAGAAGGTTTCCTGCGTTGGGATTCGTTGGGTGAATTCCTGGCGTTGGCCGCGTCGCTCGAACATCTGGGCACTGCGTATCACAACCCGAAGGCGCAGGTCCTGGCCAAGACGCTCGATCAGGCAACCGGCAAGTTCCTCGACAACGACAAGTCGCCGGCGCGCAAGGTCGGCGGTATCGACAACCGCGGCAGCCACTTCTACCTCGCGCTGTACTGGGCGGAAGCACTGGCCGCGCAAACCGAAGATGCCGCGCTGCAGGCGCAGTTCGCCGGCGTGGCGAAGGCACTGGCCGAAAACGAGGCGAAAATCGTCGAGGAGTTGGGTGCTGCGCAGGGCAAGCCGGCGGACATCGGCGGTTACTATCGGCCGAATGTCGAACTGACGAGCAAGGCCATGCGCCCGAGCGCCACGTTGAACAAGATCGTGGACGCGATTGCTTAA
- a CDS encoding TonB-dependent siderophore receptor, translating into MQTLFVAGRPTFARGQRRTPSLLSAGLLASVGLTLSTLSSPGWAQAAASETAATLPAVSVTASKDSAVAQADTVSAGALGSRKQVDTPFSTHVVTSDEAQDLFATTANDLYKYDPAVSVTSENAISENSMFTVRGMPIDTLNSIKVDGQTFPSWDTDLSLEPFEQVELLKGLSGFMYGFGSPGGIVNYVLKRPTDTPYRSVTVGYRSAGVFSEAVDLGGRFGNDDRFGYRLNLVNEDGNTAEDHGHVRRQVASLAFDFRITPDLTWSADAFYQKRKTNGTLFGLMFGSDAGGIPDASKVTHALTQPQNYYQTEMASFGTGLDYRLSENWHASVKYRFAKENRTNSDSLLFVTDAAGNYSNTLYAAMTRYFYQNVDAMVQGHFNTGSIKHDVVVGAGFETQTSEYSNSTGWNEGYFLGYGNLYGSTLLTNDEVSIGSDLYRQQRTTQAAVYASDTVQLTSRLSALVGLRYTQYRQHVYDPSGAVSSQYEADPVTPTFALMFKTDPYSTVYASYVESLEQGGAASNTNLNYPATFGPLKSKQYEIGFKTDHAGWGANVALFRVDQGYNYTNTANIFVQDGTKRYQGVDASGWLALTSEWRVLGGVMWLDTKAVDVDDPSVEGKRIYGAPRFTVTGRIEYNPSYLRPLTLAFGGKYVGNQAVDAQNTQFVPAYTTFDLSGRYETRIAGKDVTFRAGINNLFNRRYWTTAWGYYVAPSPTRTAVASATLQF; encoded by the coding sequence ATGCAGACTCTATTTGTCGCCGGCCGCCCGACTTTTGCGCGCGGCCAACGTCGCACCCCATCGCTGCTTAGCGCGGGGCTTCTGGCCAGCGTCGGTTTGACGCTTTCCACGCTGTCGTCGCCGGGATGGGCGCAAGCCGCGGCGAGCGAGACGGCCGCCACCTTGCCGGCCGTGAGCGTCACGGCGTCGAAAGACAGCGCGGTCGCGCAAGCCGACACGGTCAGCGCGGGCGCGCTCGGTTCGCGCAAGCAGGTGGACACGCCGTTCTCGACCCACGTGGTGACGAGCGACGAAGCGCAGGATCTGTTCGCGACGACCGCCAACGATCTGTACAAGTACGATCCGGCCGTCTCGGTCACGAGCGAAAACGCGATCAGCGAAAATTCGATGTTCACCGTGCGCGGCATGCCGATCGACACGCTGAACAGCATCAAGGTGGACGGCCAGACCTTCCCGTCGTGGGATACCGACCTGTCGCTCGAACCGTTCGAGCAGGTGGAATTGCTCAAGGGCCTGTCCGGCTTCATGTACGGCTTCGGCTCGCCGGGCGGGATCGTCAACTACGTATTGAAACGCCCCACCGACACGCCGTACCGCAGCGTCACCGTCGGCTACAGGTCGGCCGGCGTGTTCAGCGAGGCGGTCGATCTGGGCGGCCGCTTCGGCAACGACGACCGTTTCGGCTACCGCCTGAACCTCGTCAACGAAGACGGCAACACCGCCGAGGACCACGGTCACGTGCGCCGCCAGGTGGCGTCGCTCGCGTTCGACTTCCGCATTACGCCGGACCTGACGTGGAGCGCCGACGCGTTCTACCAGAAGCGCAAAACCAACGGCACGCTGTTCGGCCTGATGTTCGGCTCCGACGCCGGCGGCATTCCCGACGCGAGCAAAGTCACCCACGCGCTGACGCAACCGCAGAACTATTACCAGACCGAAATGGCCTCGTTCGGCACGGGCCTCGACTACCGCCTCTCCGAAAACTGGCACGCGAGCGTGAAATACCGCTTCGCCAAGGAGAATCGCACCAATTCGGACAGTCTTCTGTTTGTCACGGACGCAGCGGGCAACTACTCGAACACGCTCTATGCGGCCATGACGCGCTACTTCTACCAGAACGTCGACGCGATGGTGCAAGGGCATTTCAACACGGGCAGCATCAAGCATGACGTGGTGGTAGGCGCCGGTTTCGAAACGCAAACCAGCGAGTACAGCAACAGCACGGGTTGGAACGAGGGCTACTTCCTCGGCTACGGCAATCTGTACGGCAGCACGTTGCTGACCAACGACGAAGTCAGCATCGGCTCGGACCTGTACCGCCAGCAGCGCACCACGCAGGCTGCCGTGTACGCGAGCGACACCGTGCAACTCACGTCGCGCCTGTCGGCCCTGGTCGGCCTGCGCTACACGCAATATCGCCAGCATGTGTACGACCCGAGCGGCGCCGTCTCGTCGCAATACGAAGCGGATCCGGTCACGCCGACCTTCGCGCTGATGTTCAAGACCGATCCGTACTCGACGGTGTACGCGAGCTACGTCGAGTCGCTCGAACAGGGCGGCGCGGCGTCGAATACCAACCTCAACTACCCGGCCACGTTCGGTCCGCTGAAGAGCAAGCAGTACGAAATCGGCTTCAAAACCGATCACGCCGGGTGGGGCGCCAACGTTGCGCTGTTCCGTGTCGATCAGGGCTACAACTACACGAACACCGCCAATATCTTCGTGCAGGATGGCACGAAGCGCTATCAGGGCGTCGACGCGAGCGGCTGGCTTGCGCTGACGAGCGAATGGCGCGTGCTGGGCGGCGTGATGTGGCTCGACACGAAGGCAGTGGACGTAGACGACCCGTCCGTGGAAGGCAAGCGCATCTACGGCGCGCCGCGCTTCACCGTGACGGGCCGTATCGAATACAACCCGTCGTATCTGCGCCCGCTCACGCTGGCCTTCGGCGGCAAGTATGTCGGCAATCAGGCGGTGGACGCGCAGAACACGCAGTTCGTGCCCGCCTACACCACCTTCGATCTGAGCGGCCGGTACGAGACCAGGATCGCCGGCAAGGACGTGACCTTCCGCGCCGGGATCAACAACCTCTTCAATCGCCGTTACTGGACGACGGCATGGGGCTACTACGTGGCGCCGTCGCCGACGCGCACCGCCGTAGCCAGCGCCACGCTGCAATTCTAG
- a CDS encoding LysR family transcriptional regulator yields MSDILDGVTTFVRVVETGSFALAAERMNLTRSAVGKVIVRLEKRLGVRLLNRTTRSQSLTEDGQAYYDRCVRALAELEAAEADLDSGRREPKGRLRVSVPQAFGHHCAAPVLLGLARKHPQLKIDISITDRFVDVIEEGFDLVVRVGPLADSVSLAARKLGVQHASIGAAPAYLARHGTPRSVAELSGHVVIAYLRAGSAQPWDVVDVDGQIRRAQVQPQLGFDDMQGIVDAALAGFGLAWLPSWLLARHEQTGELVTVMDNCFRPSQEIHLVWPKSRYLPLKTRCAIDALVAQIPPMIGAPDAGAPRSPDA; encoded by the coding sequence ATGAGCGACATCCTCGACGGCGTGACCACGTTCGTGCGCGTGGTTGAAACCGGCAGTTTCGCGTTGGCCGCGGAGCGCATGAACCTGACGCGCTCCGCGGTCGGCAAAGTGATCGTGCGGCTCGAGAAGCGGCTCGGCGTGCGCCTGCTCAATCGCACGACGCGCAGTCAGAGCCTCACCGAAGACGGCCAGGCGTATTACGACCGCTGTGTGCGCGCGCTGGCCGAACTGGAGGCCGCCGAAGCCGACCTGGACTCAGGGCGGCGCGAACCGAAAGGGCGTCTGCGTGTGAGCGTGCCGCAGGCCTTCGGGCATCACTGCGCGGCGCCAGTGCTGCTGGGACTTGCGCGCAAGCATCCGCAATTGAAGATCGACATTTCGATTACCGATCGCTTCGTCGACGTGATCGAAGAGGGTTTCGATCTCGTGGTGCGTGTCGGACCGCTCGCCGACAGCGTGAGTCTCGCCGCGCGCAAGCTCGGCGTGCAGCACGCGAGCATCGGCGCCGCGCCAGCCTATCTGGCGCGGCACGGCACGCCGCGCAGCGTGGCCGAACTGAGCGGACACGTTGTGATCGCCTACTTGCGGGCAGGCTCGGCGCAGCCGTGGGATGTGGTCGACGTGGATGGGCAGATTCGCCGCGCGCAAGTTCAGCCGCAGCTCGGTTTCGACGACATGCAAGGCATCGTCGATGCCGCGCTCGCCGGATTCGGCCTGGCGTGGCTGCCGAGTTGGCTGCTCGCCCGCCATGAGCAGACCGGCGAACTGGTGACGGTCATGGACAACTGTTTCCGGCCTTCTCAGGAGATCCACCTGGTGTGGCCGAAGAGCCGCTATCTGCCGCTGAAAACGCGCTGTGCGATCGATGCGCTGGTCGCGCAGATTCCGCCCATGATCGGGGCGCCCGACGCGGGCGCCCCTCGTTCACCTGATGCCTAG
- a CDS encoding MFS transporter — protein MFGLEISSVPVILPTLERVLHGDFKGMQWIMNAYTLAVTTVLMATGALADRFGRRRIFVIGIALFGVTSLICGLAQSVPTLIVARLLQGASGGAMLICQVAVLSHQFSEGPERARAFSAWGIIFGIGLGFGPIIGGTIVALSSWQWVFWVHALLAVLTLTLVFSGVQESRDPHAHTLDVAGIVTLSLAVFGLVYFITQAPALGFDNPRARLIIAATLLAFVGFLVAEKLSARPMFDFSVFRIPQFSGALMGSAGMNFSFWPFMIYLPIYFQIGLGYDSVHAGLALLAYTLPTLVLPPLGERLALRFGSGIAIPAGLFTIGLGFMLMRYGSSAAHADVWAMLPGCMLAGAGLGLTNTPVTNTTTAAVPAARAGMASAIDMSARMITLAINIALMGAILVGGILFDLKTRLPKPLGTAQLGRLAEKIAAGDIEAVRAGIPALARIDPSGSIVHAALMQGFGWVMIYGAVGVWVLAALSFVISGRASRRLSRTKHAPGGQPVQVEA, from the coding sequence ATGTTCGGCCTCGAAATCTCCAGCGTGCCGGTGATTCTGCCGACGCTCGAGCGAGTGCTGCACGGCGACTTCAAAGGCATGCAATGGATCATGAATGCCTACACGCTCGCGGTGACCACCGTCCTGATGGCGACCGGCGCGCTGGCGGACCGCTTCGGCCGCCGGCGCATCTTCGTGATCGGCATCGCGCTGTTCGGTGTCACCTCGTTGATCTGCGGGCTCGCGCAAAGCGTGCCGACGCTGATCGTCGCGCGCCTGTTGCAAGGCGCGAGCGGCGGCGCCATGCTCATCTGCCAGGTGGCCGTGCTCTCGCATCAGTTCAGCGAAGGGCCCGAACGCGCTCGCGCATTCAGCGCGTGGGGCATCATCTTCGGCATCGGGCTCGGCTTTGGGCCGATCATCGGCGGGACGATCGTGGCGCTATCCAGTTGGCAATGGGTCTTCTGGGTGCATGCACTGCTCGCCGTCCTCACCTTGACGCTCGTTTTCAGCGGCGTGCAGGAGTCGCGCGACCCGCACGCGCATACGCTCGACGTGGCCGGCATCGTCACGCTGTCACTCGCGGTTTTCGGCCTCGTGTATTTCATCACGCAGGCCCCAGCCCTCGGTTTCGACAATCCTCGCGCACGCTTGATCATCGCGGCGACGCTGCTCGCCTTCGTGGGGTTTCTCGTTGCCGAGAAACTCAGTGCCCGTCCCATGTTCGATTTTTCCGTCTTCAGGATTCCGCAGTTTTCCGGCGCGTTGATGGGCTCGGCGGGCATGAATTTCAGCTTCTGGCCCTTCATGATCTATTTGCCGATCTACTTCCAGATCGGCCTTGGTTATGACAGTGTGCACGCCGGACTTGCCTTGCTCGCCTACACGCTGCCCACGCTGGTCTTGCCGCCGCTCGGCGAACGTCTCGCGCTGCGTTTCGGCTCGGGAATCGCCATCCCTGCGGGCCTGTTTACAATCGGCCTCGGCTTCATGCTGATGCGATACGGCAGCAGCGCCGCGCACGCGGACGTGTGGGCGATGCTGCCCGGTTGCATGCTTGCCGGCGCGGGCCTCGGCCTCACCAATACGCCTGTCACGAATACGACGACCGCTGCGGTTCCCGCGGCACGCGCGGGCATGGCGTCCGCCATCGATATGAGCGCCCGGATGATTACGCTCGCGATCAACATCGCGTTGATGGGCGCGATCCTGGTCGGCGGCATTCTGTTCGATCTGAAGACGCGACTGCCGAAGCCGCTCGGCACCGCGCAACTCGGCAGGCTGGCAGAGAAAATTGCGGCGGGAGATATCGAGGCGGTGAGAGCCGGCATCCCGGCCCTGGCGCGAATCGACCCGTCCGGAAGCATCGTGCACGCTGCGTTGATGCAGGGTTTCGGCTGGGTGATGATCTATGGTGCCGTGGGTGTGTGGGTGCTCGCCGCACTCAGTTTCGTGATTTCCGGCCGCGCGTCGCGAAGACTGAGCCGCACGAAGCACGCGCCTGGGGGGCAGCCGGTGCAAGTCGAGGCGTGA
- a CDS encoding formyltransferase family protein, with protein MPKKKLVYIWSLRNAAADKAGQDIAYKSGSRYMKSVLESLVEALNETGLGDQYSLEQVIYDDDAGSSADREKLKEYGFAYEPGKRWFYPPDLRVQGKPVNDLLLAIPSTYRREPLDAPGRAARKSEFEKHLLDTLRALKADIVVLDGLLIILDELVRPGAPFYRKIVNIHPGVTRADSPYERRGAYATLDALYGARGKKVINWKTMETVAVEPLHLTGASFHYVDNGIDSGEVIHDVLNTEIDENDTILELRWNNFNRSLFPALNEGLAIMAGQQASRCDAC; from the coding sequence ATGCCAAAGAAGAAACTCGTTTACATCTGGTCGCTGCGAAACGCGGCCGCCGACAAGGCAGGCCAGGACATTGCGTACAAAAGCGGCTCACGCTATATGAAGTCGGTGCTGGAGTCGCTTGTCGAAGCGCTCAATGAAACCGGACTCGGCGACCAGTACTCGCTCGAACAGGTCATTTACGATGACGATGCCGGATCGAGCGCGGACCGCGAAAAACTCAAGGAATACGGGTTCGCCTACGAGCCGGGCAAGCGCTGGTTCTATCCGCCGGATTTGCGCGTGCAGGGCAAGCCGGTCAATGATCTGCTGCTCGCGATTCCATCGACATACCGGCGCGAACCGCTCGATGCGCCAGGACGCGCGGCACGTAAGAGCGAGTTTGAAAAGCACCTGCTCGATACGCTGAGGGCGTTGAAGGCCGATATCGTCGTGCTCGATGGGCTTCTGATCATTCTCGACGAACTGGTTCGGCCGGGCGCGCCGTTCTATCGCAAGATCGTGAATATTCACCCGGGCGTGACGCGCGCCGATTCGCCCTATGAGCGGCGCGGCGCCTATGCGACGCTCGACGCGCTTTACGGCGCACGCGGCAAGAAAGTCATCAACTGGAAGACGATGGAGACCGTGGCGGTCGAACCGCTACATCTGACGGGCGCATCGTTTCACTATGTCGATAACGGAATCGACTCCGGCGAGGTGATTCACGACGTGCTGAATACCGAAATCGACGAGAACGATACGATCCTCGAACTACGCTGGAACAATTTCAACCGCAGCCTTTTCCCGGCTTTGAACGAGGGGCTCGCGATCATGGCCGGGCAGCAGGCAAGCCGATGCGACGCGTGCTGA